Genomic DNA from Hymenobacter jejuensis:
GTTGCCGGCTTTGCACTGACTGGTGCCGTTTGCTGCACCAAACCCGCGACCTCATCCGAGCAGGTGCGGGCCGTCAGCGAGCCGGTAGCGGCCCACACTCCGCAAGCGGCACCGCCCACAGCCGTCGACTGCGCGCACCCTTTTGGCCTCTCCGACAACATGGAGGTCGTGTATGAAATCAGAGATGCCGCTGGCAAACCCGCCGGCCAAGTGCACAACCGCGTGGTGCGCCCCAGCACTGATACCAACAAAGAGAAAAAGCAGACCGTGACGCTGAACAATGTGTTGCTGAAGAGCGGCACCTATGATGAAAAAAATAAACTTCTTCATCTTCAGGACCTTACCTTCTTCTGCCGCCGCGACACGAGCTTTACCGATGGCATGGCCCAGATCAACTACGACGCGCTGAAGTCCTTCCGCGACCGCCGCCTTGCCTACACGCCTGTGCCGCTGGCGTGGCCCAATCAGCCCACAGTCGGCAGCCAGTTGCCCAGCGGCGGCGTCACCATCGACGTGAGCAGCTCGGTAGTGGCCATCGCGAAAGTATATACCACCCTGCGCAACCGGCGGGTGGTGAGCGGCCCGGAGAAAATCAGCACGCCGGCTGGCACGTTTGAGTGCTACCGGGTAGAAGCCGAGCGCGAGCAAGGCACTGCCCCACACGCCGATCTGGTGCTGCGTAGTGTGGGCAGAGTAATCGATTATTACGCGCCCGCCGTGGGCATCGTGAAGACGGAAGTGTATAACAAAAACAATAAGCTGGAG
This window encodes:
- a CDS encoding TapB family protein encodes the protein MPRPRSFRPLVAGFALTGAVCCTKPATSSEQVRAVSEPVAAHTPQAAPPTAVDCAHPFGLSDNMEVVYEIRDAAGKPAGQVHNRVVRPSTDTNKEKKQTVTLNNVLLKSGTYDEKNKLLHLQDLTFFCRRDTSFTDGMAQINYDALKSFRDRRLAYTPVPLAWPNQPTVGSQLPSGGVTIDVSSSVVAIAKVYTTLRNRRVVSGPEKISTPAGTFECYRVEAEREQGTAPHADLVLRSVGRVIDYYAPAVGIVKTEVYNKNNKLEQTLTLVSRSGGQ